One Mycoavidus sp. HKI genomic region harbors:
- a CDS encoding IS4 family transposase: protein MSWAAKEFKTVDLGDKRLNKRLMLLAERLGEKPTASLPGACKGWAETQGAYRFLSQEDIGWESILEPHWSCSRARLQEQRTVLCIQDTTELNFNGQSIEGLGPLCYEAQRGMYLHPTYAVSLEREPLGVLDAWMWARASKEDVENRSGIKESIRWIEGYSRLAELSAELPETRLVYMADRESDMLELICKASELGNPVDWLIRSCHNRVLPDGARLWEAVGAQAAVGELHFMMPSRHGQKARAVRQQVRMKRVVLDDRKGSPLEVTCVIAQEVEVPSGCKPVEWRLLTNRVVLDFDAAVELIDWYRARWEIEMFFHVLKNGCRVEALQLGAIEKLERALAVYMVVAWRIARLMRLGRTCPDLEAELLFEPEEWQAAYLLMKKPVPKKTPRLNEVVRLIAMLGGFLGRKGDGEPGVKTIWQGLQQVTAFAQGLRWARQNQIF, encoded by the coding sequence ATGAGCTGGGCAGCGAAAGAATTTAAGACAGTAGATTTAGGTGACAAGCGGTTAAACAAGAGGCTGATGTTGCTTGCAGAGCGTCTTGGGGAAAAGCCGACGGCGAGTCTGCCTGGGGCATGTAAAGGGTGGGCGGAAACCCAGGGGGCGTATCGATTTTTATCTCAAGAGGATATAGGTTGGGAGTCTATTTTAGAGCCGCACTGGTCCTGTTCGCGTGCGCGCTTACAAGAGCAGCGTACCGTTTTGTGCATCCAAGACACCACGGAACTGAACTTCAACGGACAATCGATAGAAGGCTTGGGTCCCCTGTGTTACGAAGCGCAACGAGGTATGTACCTGCACCCGACGTATGCGGTATCGTTGGAGCGTGAACCGTTAGGCGTATTAGATGCGTGGATGTGGGCACGTGCATCCAAAGAAGACGTAGAGAATCGGTCTGGGATCAAGGAAAGTATACGCTGGATCGAAGGGTATAGCCGACTGGCAGAACTCTCAGCCGAGTTACCCGAGACACGTTTGGTGTATATGGCAGACCGTGAATCCGACATGCTAGAACTGATATGCAAAGCCTCCGAACTGGGGAATCCGGTGGATTGGTTAATTCGCTCGTGTCACAACCGGGTGCTACCAGATGGTGCTCGCCTGTGGGAGGCAGTCGGTGCGCAGGCAGCGGTAGGCGAATTGCATTTTATGATGCCCTCACGGCATGGCCAAAAGGCTCGAGCGGTACGTCAGCAAGTCAGAATGAAACGCGTTGTCCTTGATGATAGAAAGGGCTCCCCGTTAGAAGTGACCTGCGTAATAGCCCAAGAAGTGGAGGTACCGTCTGGCTGTAAGCCTGTGGAGTGGCGCTTGCTCACTAATCGCGTGGTACTTGATTTCGACGCAGCAGTGGAGTTGATTGACTGGTATCGGGCTCGCTGGGAGATTGAGATGTTCTTCCACGTTCTCAAAAACGGCTGTCGCGTCGAGGCGCTGCAACTAGGGGCTATCGAAAAGTTAGAGAGGGCGCTGGCGGTCTATATGGTGGTGGCTTGGCGAATCGCTCGCTTGATGAGACTAGGCCGTACTTGCCCTGATCTGGAAGCAGAACTGCTGTTTGAGCCAGAGGAATGGCAAGCCGCGTATCTTCTCATGAAAAAACCTGTGCCAAAAAAGACGCCTCGACTCAATGAAGTAGTGCGGCTTATTGCGATGTTGGGTGGATTCTTAGGCCGAAAAGGGGATGGCGAGCCCGGCGTAAAAACCATCTGGCAAGGATTACAGCAGGTTACTGCCTTTGCTCAGGGTCTACGCTGGGCGCGCCAAAACCAGATATTTTGA